A window of Gadus chalcogrammus isolate NIFS_2021 chromosome 2, NIFS_Gcha_1.0, whole genome shotgun sequence genomic DNA:
CAAGAACCGCGGCTACGCGGCGTCCTGCCGCGTGAAGCGCGTCACccagaaggaggagctggagaggcaGAAGGCGCTGCTGCAGCAGGAAGTGGACAAGCTGGCCTCGGAGAACGCCAGCATGCGCGCCGAGCTGGAGGCGCTGCGCTCCAAGTACGAGGCGCTGCAGAGCTTCGCCAGGACTGTGGCGCGGAGCCCCGTGACGCagccggggccccggggccccatGTCGACCGTCATCAGCGGGAAGGTGGGGGCCACCAgcgtcatcaccatcatcaagTCCAAGGCGGAGGCCAGGTCGTAGTATCGGggcgggtgggggagagggagagagggagggagagtgaggggtgGGCCTCAGTTGTGTTAAGAGTCAGTGCATCGTAGCGAGGT
This region includes:
- the LOC130369733 gene encoding transcription factor MafG-like; translated protein: MTTANKGNKALKVKREPGENGTTLTDDELVSMSVRELNQHLRGLTKEEILQLKQRRRTLKNRGYAASCRVKRVTQKEELERQKALLQQEVDKLASENASMRAELEALRSKYEALQSFARTVARSPVTQPGPRGPMSTVISGKVGATSVITIIKSKAEARS